One segment of Candidatus Aegiribacteria sp. DNA contains the following:
- the recO gene encoding DNA repair protein RecO has translation MRITTYAFVLRRVRWSESSLILTLYSLDYGRISAIAKGALRSKSSFFGSMELFSLVEFSLSRKSGRELDTVTDTTVINHFEPIREDPEAFVHSCLFAEWLLATITGSEPSHPMYHLIGSALENFAAGTPFWPVLCSGIERALRLSGFAMEIDRCTKCGKSPVNSCMWDAASGGIVCNDCDEQATPVPGGFIEFIRKSRSGNLEKIRKLKLWTGGYRQCLDLMKIFAEIHMETTLRLKSLSVLEDIENDH, from the coding sequence ATTCGAATAACAACCTATGCATTTGTTCTCCGTAGAGTACGGTGGAGCGAATCTTCTCTCATTCTAACTCTCTATTCTCTTGATTATGGCAGAATATCCGCAATCGCTAAAGGTGCTCTCAGATCAAAAAGCTCTTTTTTTGGAAGTATGGAACTGTTCTCGCTGGTGGAGTTTTCCCTTTCCCGCAAATCAGGTAGAGAGCTGGATACCGTTACTGATACAACTGTTATAAATCATTTTGAACCCATTCGCGAAGATCCTGAAGCTTTTGTACACTCCTGCCTGTTTGCTGAGTGGCTACTGGCTACAATCACGGGAAGTGAACCCTCTCATCCTATGTATCATCTTATTGGAAGTGCTCTGGAGAATTTCGCGGCAGGCACTCCCTTCTGGCCTGTATTATGTTCCGGGATCGAGAGAGCGTTGAGGCTTTCCGGTTTCGCAATGGAAATTGACCGCTGCACAAAATGTGGAAAAAGTCCGGTTAATTCCTGCATGTGGGATGCCGCTTCCGGTGGAATCGTATGTAATGATTGCGACGAGCAGGCAACGCCTGTTCCCGGAGGATTCATCGAGTTCATCAGAAAATCCAGGAGTGGTAATCTGGAGAAAATTCGAAAACTCAAACTCTGGACCGGCGGATATAGACAGTGTCTCGATCTTATGAAGATTTTTGCCGAGATACATATGGAAACAACACTTAGACTGAAATCATTATCAGTGCTGGAGGATATTGAGAATGACCATTGA